One Alicyclobacillus acidoterrestris DNA window includes the following coding sequences:
- a CDS encoding transposase, which yields MYILQPSLFSFEDWLEIDSSDRLPLFFAVLDLQPYASKLRKQSPQGAKPMNREAILRALLAAPLEGISTFTRLHERLARDIRFRYQCGFRIDEAAPSVSTLSRVFSAVVELGLAEKLFIDLVSQCKEASIINGRHLAVDSAAVKSYEKKQPKSKSQETGNANWGAKYDTFGNKLAWFGYKFHLAVDTASELPVALDVTPANVFDGEMAAPLLEHVVTTHGWKIDFVMMDAGYDQVKNYETVRQYGAQAIIAMNKRGEKEPPEGIASDGTPRCTMGYDMVYWGADGDRLKFRCPHAVGKVDCPLGIATCSESNYGMVVKKRITEDIRRYCAPHRGTQNWKLLYNERTAVERCNARLKTNLTANDVHVRGIRKVKTHMFLNAIVLLASALAVNHIERHKKTA from the coding sequence TTGTATATTCTCCAACCATCGCTCTTTTCCTTTGAAGACTGGCTAGAAATTGACTCCAGCGATCGTCTGCCCTTGTTCTTTGCTGTCTTGGATTTACAACCCTATGCTTCGAAATTGAGAAAACAGTCACCCCAAGGCGCGAAACCTATGAATCGTGAAGCGATTCTGCGTGCACTGCTGGCTGCTCCGCTTGAAGGAATCTCAACGTTCACAAGGCTTCATGAACGGTTGGCGCGAGATATACGCTTTCGCTACCAGTGTGGGTTTCGAATCGACGAAGCAGCCCCGTCGGTCTCCACACTGAGTCGCGTGTTTTCAGCCGTTGTTGAGTTGGGTCTCGCTGAGAAGCTCTTCATTGACCTGGTCAGTCAATGTAAAGAAGCGAGCATCATCAACGGTCGCCATTTGGCTGTGGACAGTGCCGCCGTGAAGTCCTACGAGAAAAAGCAACCTAAGTCCAAGAGCCAGGAAACGGGCAATGCCAACTGGGGCGCAAAATACGATACCTTTGGCAACAAACTTGCTTGGTTCGGATACAAATTCCACTTGGCTGTGGACACCGCGAGTGAACTGCCAGTTGCTTTGGATGTCACACCAGCGAACGTCTTTGATGGTGAGATGGCGGCGCCATTGCTGGAACACGTCGTGACGACGCACGGTTGGAAAATCGACTTTGTCATGATGGACGCTGGATATGATCAAGTCAAAAACTATGAAACGGTTCGTCAATATGGTGCACAGGCAATTATCGCGATGAACAAGCGCGGTGAAAAAGAACCGCCTGAAGGAATCGCATCGGACGGGACGCCGCGTTGCACGATGGGATATGACATGGTGTATTGGGGTGCAGACGGTGACCGACTAAAGTTTCGCTGCCCGCACGCGGTTGGGAAGGTAGATTGTCCGCTTGGAATCGCGACATGTTCCGAATCCAACTACGGTATGGTGGTCAAAAAGCGGATCACAGAAGATATTCGGCGTTACTGCGCACCACACCGAGGCACGCAGAATTGGAAGCTGTTATACAACGAGCGAACTGCTGTAGAGCGTTGTAACGCAAGGCTTAAGACGAATTTGACGGCGAACGACGTCCATGTCCGAGGCATCCGAAAAGTAAAGACACACATGTTCCTCAACGCGATCGTGTTACTTGCATCGGCACTAGCTGTGAACCATATCGAACGACACAAGAAGACTGCATAA
- a CDS encoding uroporphyrinogen-III synthase, with translation MKLEGKRIVVAADRRSDEITALVEKLGGEAVLRPLQGTSYTDEALVVRELEELLDTGADWVIFTTGVGAQKVWDIAQRCGRLEALRAFLQTVQIAARGRKTTKFLVDHGIEPDARDDDGTTYGVLRALEPFDVAGKRVVVQLHGDLPKSLDTWCVEQRANVSFIHAYTYLPPEADVLEALLMDIVHRRVDAVTFTSAQQVRFLFDYAAKENQVDAVVAGFDEVVATAVGKVTAESLRENGVQRIVAPEEERMGAMIVALMRYFEGESLK, from the coding sequence GTGAAGCTTGAGGGGAAGCGGATCGTTGTGGCGGCGGATCGGAGAAGTGACGAGATTACAGCATTGGTGGAGAAGTTGGGTGGCGAGGCTGTTCTCAGGCCGCTGCAAGGGACGTCGTACACAGATGAGGCGCTCGTTGTGCGGGAGTTGGAGGAGCTGTTGGATACCGGCGCCGACTGGGTGATTTTCACCACCGGTGTTGGGGCGCAGAAGGTATGGGACATCGCTCAGCGTTGTGGTCGGCTCGAGGCACTGCGGGCGTTTTTGCAGACGGTGCAAATCGCCGCGCGTGGGCGCAAGACCACCAAATTCCTGGTCGATCACGGCATCGAACCAGACGCCCGCGACGACGATGGGACGACGTACGGCGTGTTGCGGGCCCTGGAACCGTTCGATGTGGCGGGGAAGCGGGTGGTGGTGCAACTGCATGGCGACCTGCCTAAGTCGTTGGATACGTGGTGTGTCGAACAGCGCGCGAATGTGAGCTTCATTCATGCTTATACCTATTTGCCGCCGGAAGCGGATGTACTAGAGGCGCTGTTGATGGACATTGTCCATCGCCGAGTGGATGCTGTGACATTTACCAGTGCGCAGCAGGTTCGCTTTCTATTCGATTACGCGGCGAAGGAAAATCAGGTGGATGCAGTGGTGGCTGGCTTCGACGAAGTCGTCGCGACCGCCGTTGGAAAAGTGACTGCGGAGAGCCTCCGGGAGAATGGCGTGCAGCGCATTGTCGCACCAGAGGAGGAGCGTATGGGCGCGATGATTGTCGCGTTGATGCGGTACTTTGAAGGGGAATCTCTAAAGTAG
- the menC gene encoding o-succinylbenzoate synthase → MKRCTLHRLRMPLRQPTRTSYGVHTGRDLIIVELETTAGARGVAECVAMREPTYTEETVETAWHVLRDFLVGRLRGQVFHSVAHLDRFADSLLAIRGNAMARAGLEMAVWDAFAAETETPLYQLLGGQERDVPVGISLGMEDSVDALVERAQAANRAGYQRIKLKVAPGEDLLPLRALRDALPDLPLMADANSAYQDAPESTFAELDELSLMMIEQPLSPDDLVDHARLQHRIQTPICLDESIRSAADVRRAAEIGACGVINLKPGRVGGFTQSRRAHDQACAHGLGLWCGGMYETGIGRLHNIALCSLPGFQLPTDVGPSDRYFVEDIVQPPVRFSRPGFLRVEAMCGVAERVDWRSLQRYTVHSEHIDF, encoded by the coding sequence GTGAAGCGTTGCACATTACATAGATTACGTATGCCGCTGCGACAGCCGACGCGCACGTCGTACGGGGTACATACGGGTAGGGATCTGATTATTGTCGAATTGGAGACGACGGCGGGTGCACGCGGGGTGGCGGAGTGTGTCGCGATGCGGGAACCCACGTATACCGAGGAGACGGTGGAGACCGCCTGGCACGTGTTGCGGGACTTCTTGGTTGGCCGTCTGCGGGGTCAGGTGTTTCATTCGGTAGCTCATCTCGATCGATTTGCGGATAGCCTACTGGCTATCCGAGGCAATGCGATGGCGCGCGCTGGTCTCGAAATGGCCGTTTGGGATGCGTTTGCGGCTGAGACGGAGACGCCGCTGTACCAGTTGCTCGGCGGTCAGGAGCGGGACGTGCCCGTCGGTATCAGCCTAGGTATGGAGGACTCTGTCGATGCGCTCGTCGAGCGGGCGCAGGCGGCAAATCGCGCTGGCTATCAGCGCATCAAACTGAAGGTTGCGCCGGGTGAGGACTTGTTGCCGCTCCGGGCGCTGCGCGACGCGCTGCCCGACTTGCCGTTGATGGCTGACGCGAATAGTGCCTATCAGGATGCCCCAGAATCCACTTTTGCCGAGTTGGACGAATTGTCGCTGATGATGATTGAGCAGCCGCTCTCGCCTGACGATTTGGTCGATCACGCCCGGCTCCAGCACCGCATTCAGACCCCCATTTGCCTCGACGAAAGTATCCGATCCGCCGCGGACGTCCGTCGCGCCGCTGAAATTGGTGCATGTGGCGTCATCAACTTAAAACCCGGCCGCGTCGGCGGTTTTACGCAGTCGCGCCGCGCCCATGATCAGGCGTGTGCGCACGGACTCGGGTTGTGGTGCGGCGGGATGTATGAGACGGGTATCGGTCGCTTGCACAACATCGCGCTCTGCAGTTTGCCCGGGTTTCAGTTGCCGACGGATGTGGGGCCGAGTGATCGGTATTTTGTCGAGGATATCGTCCAGCCTCCAGTACGCTTCTCCCGCCCTGGTTTTTTGCGGGTGGAGGCGATGTGTGGTGTGGCTGAGCGCGTCGACTGGCGGAGTCTACAGCGGTATACGGTGCACTCGGAGCACATTGACTTTTGA
- the ftsE gene encoding cell division ATP-binding protein FtsE gives MIEMQDVWKEYPNGTSALNGISVHIQKGEFVYVVGPSGAGKSTFIKLMYREVRPTKGHIFVNGFNIERLKDRKIPLLRRSIGVVFQDFKLLPKLTAAENVAFALEVIGLSQRQIRRRVEDVLTQVGLEDKMDMLPSQLSGGEQQRVAVARSLANNPAVIIADEPTGNLDPDTSWGIMRLFQRINDRGTTIVMATHNRDIVNSLRRRVIAIEQGIIVRDEQKGLYGYDE, from the coding sequence GTGATAGAAATGCAGGATGTCTGGAAGGAATACCCCAACGGCACCTCTGCGTTGAATGGAATTTCTGTTCACATTCAAAAGGGTGAGTTCGTATATGTCGTCGGACCCAGTGGGGCCGGTAAGTCTACATTTATCAAATTGATGTATCGCGAGGTTCGCCCAACAAAGGGGCATATCTTCGTCAACGGATTTAACATTGAGCGTTTGAAGGACAGGAAGATTCCGTTGCTGCGGCGCAGTATCGGCGTCGTGTTTCAGGATTTTAAGTTGCTGCCGAAACTGACTGCGGCCGAGAACGTCGCGTTTGCGCTGGAGGTCATCGGGTTGAGCCAGCGCCAAATCCGGCGTCGCGTGGAGGATGTGCTCACGCAAGTGGGGCTCGAAGACAAGATGGACATGCTCCCGTCGCAATTGTCGGGTGGGGAGCAGCAGCGGGTGGCGGTGGCGAGATCGCTTGCCAACAACCCTGCCGTGATTATCGCTGACGAACCCACTGGCAATCTGGACCCGGACACCTCTTGGGGGATTATGCGCTTGTTTCAGCGCATTAATGACCGGGGGACGACGATTGTGATGGCGACACACAACCGGGATATTGTGAACTCGCTGCGTCGCCGCGTGATCGCGATTGAACAGGGGATCATCGTTCGCGACGAACAGAAGGGGCTATATGGATATGATGAGTAA